Proteins encoded within one genomic window of Candidatus Omnitrophota bacterium:
- the rnc gene encoding ribonuclease III has product MDLKRNKDRLKKLKSIEKAISYRFRNKSLLNQALTHKSYANERSQSCSGDNERLEFLGDSVLGIVISNVLYNDYPDKDEGVLTKYKSQLVSGTTLGRIAKELRFGEYLLLGKGEEASGGKKHASNLLCALEALIGAIYLDGDLKSAARFIKRIYDPELLLVKEGKGTRDYKSVLQQIALRRFKTIPSYRIISEIGPDHKKHFIVEAVMTGKRFGIGSGPNKKTAEQAAAKEAISAIEAAGDSF; this is encoded by the coding sequence ATGGACTTAAAAAGAAATAAGGACCGTTTAAAAAAACTCAAATCCATTGAAAAGGCAATAAGCTACCGCTTCAGAAATAAATCCCTTCTAAATCAGGCCCTGACGCATAAATCCTATGCTAACGAAAGATCTCAATCCTGCAGCGGAGACAATGAAAGACTGGAGTTCCTTGGAGACTCTGTGCTCGGTATCGTAATAAGCAATGTGCTGTATAATGATTACCCGGATAAAGACGAGGGGGTCCTGACCAAATATAAATCTCAACTGGTGAGCGGGACGACTCTCGGCAGGATAGCAAAAGAGTTGCGCTTCGGAGAATACCTGCTGCTTGGAAAAGGGGAAGAGGCCTCTGGCGGAAAAAAACACGCTTCGAACCTCTTGTGCGCCCTAGAGGCATTGATAGGCGCTATATATTTAGACGGAGACCTGAAGTCAGCAGCCAGGTTTATAAAAAGGATTTACGACCCTGAACTCCTGCTCGTAAAGGAAGGCAAGGGTACAAGGGATTATAAATCCGTGCTCCAGCAGATTGCCCTGAGAAGGTTTAAGACCATCCCGTCTTACAGGATCATATCTGAAATAGGACCTGACCATAAAAAACATTTTATCGTGGAAGCTGTAATGACAGGTAAGAGGTTTGGTATAGGCTCGGGACCGAACAAGAAGACCGCGGAACAGGCAGCGGCAAAAGAAGCTATATCCGCCATAGAAGCGGCGGGCGATTCATTTTAA